The proteins below come from a single Streptomyces sp. B3I8 genomic window:
- the glgC gene encoding glucose-1-phosphate adenylyltransferase, translated as MRRGGPSVLGIVLAGGEGKRLMPLTADRAKPAVTFGGTYRLVDFVLSNLVNADILRICVLTQYKSHSLDRHITTTWRMSSLLGNYVTPVPAQQRLGPRWYLGSADAILQSLNLIYDEQPEYVAVFGADHVYRMDPRQMLAQHIDSGAGVTVAGIRVPRAESPSFGVITPGSDGRTVDRFLEKPADPPGLVDDPDRVFASMGNYIFTTKALIEALHRDAEDEKSVHDMGGSLLPMLTDRGEAQLYDFSTNHVPGETSRDQGYWRDVGTLDAYYEAHMDLIAERPAFNLYNRSWPIYTHSTQLSPARFNAGGIASESIISAGCLIRGQVTRSVLSPDVRVDPGAVVQGSVLHDNVHIGRGAIVRGAILDKNVEVPPGATIGVNPSRDAELYTVSKGGVIALGKGQQVP; from the coding sequence ATGCGGCGCGGTGGACCTTCGGTGCTGGGAATCGTGTTGGCGGGCGGCGAGGGCAAACGGCTGATGCCGCTGACCGCCGACCGCGCCAAACCGGCCGTGACCTTCGGCGGGACGTACCGGCTCGTCGACTTCGTACTGTCCAATCTGGTCAACGCGGACATCCTGCGGATCTGCGTGCTCACGCAGTACAAGTCGCACTCGCTCGACCGGCACATCACCACCACCTGGCGGATGTCCAGTCTGCTGGGCAACTACGTGACCCCCGTCCCCGCCCAGCAGCGGCTCGGCCCCCGCTGGTACCTCGGCAGCGCCGACGCGATCCTTCAGTCGCTCAACCTGATCTACGACGAGCAGCCCGAGTACGTCGCGGTGTTCGGCGCCGACCACGTCTACCGCATGGACCCGCGCCAGATGCTGGCCCAGCACATCGACTCCGGCGCGGGCGTCACCGTCGCGGGCATCCGCGTGCCGCGCGCCGAGTCGCCGTCCTTCGGCGTGATCACCCCCGGCTCCGACGGCCGCACCGTCGACCGCTTCCTGGAGAAGCCCGCCGACCCGCCCGGCCTCGTCGACGACCCCGACCGCGTCTTCGCCTCGATGGGCAACTACATCTTCACCACCAAGGCCCTCATCGAGGCCCTCCACCGCGACGCCGAGGACGAGAAGTCGGTGCACGACATGGGCGGTTCCCTCCTCCCCATGCTCACGGACCGCGGCGAGGCCCAGCTCTACGACTTCAGCACCAACCACGTCCCCGGCGAGACCAGCCGCGACCAGGGCTACTGGCGCGACGTCGGCACCCTCGACGCCTACTACGAGGCGCACATGGACCTGATCGCCGAGCGCCCCGCCTTCAACCTCTACAACCGCAGCTGGCCCATCTACACCCACTCCACCCAGCTCTCCCCGGCCCGCTTCAACGCCGGCGGCATCGCCAGCGAGTCGATCATCAGCGCCGGCTGCCTCATCCGCGGCCAGGTGACCCGTTCGGTCCTCTCGCCCGACGTCCGCGTCGACCCGGGCGCGGTGGTCCAGGGCTCCGTACTGCACGACAACGTGCACATCGGCCGGGGCGCGATCGTCCGGGGCGCCATCCTCGACAAGAACGTCGAGGTCCCGCCCGGCGCCACGATCGGCGTCAACCCGAGCCGCGACGCCGAGCTCTACACGGTCTCCAAGGGCGGCGTCATCGCTCTGGGCAAGGGACAGCAGGTCCCGTAA
- a CDS encoding PA14 domain-containing protein — protein sequence MRTRRLKVRDRLALLLAAALAAAGLAAATTSPAAATDTHAAAGTPSEAHGLKGEYYTQSAEGAFDFATLKATTFDPTLDFADLEPRLRATTGQDNDVSARWTGRLVPEKTGATTFSIIGDNGFRLWVDGRLVIDHWVDDWDQEQTGEPVDLTAGHAVDIKVEYFEHYGGSNLHVRWTPPGGTKTAIPQSAFRLPEGFDYDGPVATTVRPDGRTLQLDFASPLTGVPAGLTDHLGAVVGGATWPLGKAKLDPENPASLLVALDEPVVGNKTGTAKGTADVRYDGKGGLTTTAADNSAHTVGAFWTSGANKSTYELTTKWAKQVGPHNALPEYPRPQLTRTKWQNLNGRWQFAAAKADEQPPVGRTLGEHILVPYPVESQLSGLERHEDRMWYRRTFTVPKNWHVGSAQRLQLNFGAVDWRAEVYVNGTQVAEHQGGYDKFSADITKALKPGRTQELIVGVYDPTDSGGGENQPMGKQRLDPSGIWYTPTSGIWQTVWMEPVAADHVDNLKLTPDVGKSTLTIEPQGVRDGVRVTATAYAGKRAVGTVTGRTGQPLTLRLRNPHLWSPDDPYLYNLKVRVGSDSVGSYFGMRSVSVKNVNGTPRTILNGKPIFMMATLDQGFWPDGLYTAPTDEALAYDLKVHKQLGFNSVRKHIKVEPDRWFYWADRLGLMVWQDMPAMNAGTSPSTAARAEFERELKQMIDEHISSPSVVMWVTFNEGWGQYDMARIADQAKSWDPTRLINSMSGINLGADGGTGDIIDEHGYPSPALPPNPDGRRALVSGEYGGLGLAVPGHAWSVQQSYVDVDPSTYTDDYLTKLGEVHALACKGGNGAVYTQISDVEGELNGLLTYDRRVLKPDADRVRAAQQSLIHDASQPVVAGCGSD from the coding sequence GTGCGCACCAGACGCCTCAAAGTCAGAGACCGCCTCGCCCTGCTCCTCGCCGCGGCCCTGGCCGCCGCAGGCCTCGCGGCCGCAACCACCTCTCCGGCAGCGGCCACCGACACCCACGCGGCCGCCGGCACCCCCAGCGAGGCCCACGGCCTCAAGGGCGAGTACTACACCCAGTCCGCCGAGGGCGCCTTCGACTTCGCCACCCTCAAGGCGACCACCTTCGACCCCACCCTCGACTTCGCCGACCTCGAACCCCGGCTGCGTGCCACGACGGGTCAGGACAACGATGTCAGCGCTCGCTGGACCGGCCGTCTCGTCCCCGAGAAGACCGGCGCCACCACCTTCTCGATCATCGGCGACAACGGCTTCCGCCTCTGGGTGGACGGCAGGCTCGTCATCGACCACTGGGTCGACGACTGGGACCAGGAGCAGACCGGCGAACCCGTCGACCTGACCGCCGGCCACGCCGTCGACATCAAGGTCGAGTACTTCGAGCACTACGGCGGCTCCAACCTCCACGTGCGCTGGACCCCGCCCGGCGGCACCAAGACCGCGATCCCGCAGTCGGCCTTCCGCCTCCCGGAGGGCTTCGACTACGACGGCCCGGTGGCGACCACCGTCCGCCCCGACGGCCGTACCCTCCAGCTCGACTTCGCGAGCCCGCTGACCGGTGTCCCGGCCGGTCTCACCGACCACCTCGGCGCGGTCGTCGGCGGCGCCACCTGGCCGCTGGGCAAGGCGAAGCTCGACCCCGAGAACCCCGCGTCGCTGCTGGTCGCCCTCGACGAGCCGGTCGTCGGCAACAAGACCGGCACCGCCAAGGGCACCGCCGACGTCCGTTACGACGGCAAGGGCGGCCTCACGACGACCGCGGCCGACAACAGCGCCCACACCGTCGGCGCCTTCTGGACCAGTGGCGCCAACAAGTCGACGTACGAGCTCACCACCAAGTGGGCCAAGCAGGTCGGCCCGCACAACGCCCTGCCCGAGTACCCGCGCCCGCAGCTCACGCGCACCAAGTGGCAGAACCTGAACGGCCGTTGGCAGTTCGCCGCCGCCAAGGCCGACGAGCAGCCGCCGGTGGGCAGGACGCTGGGCGAGCACATCCTCGTCCCGTACCCGGTCGAGTCCCAGCTCTCCGGGCTGGAGCGGCACGAGGACCGCATGTGGTACCGCCGCACCTTCACCGTGCCGAAGAACTGGCACGTCGGCTCGGCGCAGCGGCTGCAGCTCAACTTCGGCGCCGTCGACTGGCGCGCCGAGGTCTACGTCAACGGCACCCAGGTCGCCGAACACCAGGGCGGCTACGACAAGTTCAGCGCCGACATCACCAAGGCGCTGAAGCCGGGCCGCACCCAGGAGCTCATCGTCGGCGTCTACGACCCGACCGACTCCGGGGGCGGCGAGAACCAGCCGATGGGCAAGCAGCGCCTGGACCCGAGCGGCATCTGGTACACGCCGACCTCCGGCATCTGGCAGACGGTGTGGATGGAGCCGGTCGCCGCCGACCACGTCGACAACCTCAAGCTCACCCCGGACGTCGGCAAGAGCACGCTCACCATCGAGCCGCAGGGCGTCCGTGACGGCGTACGGGTCACCGCGACGGCGTACGCCGGCAAGCGCGCGGTGGGCACGGTCACCGGGCGCACCGGGCAGCCGCTGACCCTGCGTCTGCGCAACCCGCACCTGTGGTCCCCGGACGACCCGTACCTCTACAACCTGAAGGTGCGCGTCGGCTCCGACAGCGTCGGCAGCTACTTCGGGATGCGCTCGGTCTCGGTGAAGAACGTGAACGGCACCCCGCGCACGATCCTCAACGGCAAGCCGATCTTCATGATGGCCACCCTCGACCAGGGCTTCTGGCCGGACGGCCTCTACACCGCACCCACCGACGAGGCCCTCGCCTACGACCTGAAGGTGCACAAGCAGCTCGGCTTCAACTCGGTCCGCAAGCACATCAAGGTGGAGCCGGACCGCTGGTTCTACTGGGCCGACCGGCTCGGCCTGATGGTGTGGCAGGACATGCCCGCGATGAACGCCGGCACCAGCCCGTCCACCGCCGCCCGCGCCGAGTTCGAGCGCGAGCTGAAGCAGATGATCGACGAGCACATCAGCAGCCCGTCGGTCGTCATGTGGGTGACCTTCAACGAGGGATGGGGCCAGTACGACATGGCCCGCATCGCCGACCAGGCCAAGTCCTGGGACCCGACCCGGCTGATCAACAGCATGTCCGGGATCAACCTCGGGGCCGACGGCGGCACCGGAGACATCATCGACGAGCACGGCTACCCGAGCCCCGCCCTGCCACCGAACCCGGACGGCAGACGCGCCCTGGTCAGCGGCGAGTACGGCGGCCTCGGCCTGGCGGTACCCGGCCACGCCTGGTCGGTGCAGCAGTCGTACGTGGACGTCGACCCCTCGACGTACACCGACGACTACCTCACCAAGCTCGGCGAGGTCCACGCGCTGGCCTGCAAGGGCGGCAACGGCGCGGTCTACACCCAGATCAGTGACGTCGAGGGCGAGCTCAACGGCCTGCTGACCTACGACCGCCGGGTGCTCAAGCCCGACGCCGACCGGGTCAGGGCGGCCCAGCAGTCGCTCATCCACGACGCGTCGCAGCCGGTGGTCGCCGGTTGCGGCTCAGACTGA